The Paralichthys olivaceus isolate ysfri-2021 chromosome 9, ASM2471397v2, whole genome shotgun sequence genome contains a region encoding:
- the mbnl3 gene encoding muscleblind-like protein 3 isoform X3: MAVSMSMGRDTKWLTLEVCREFQRGTCSRSDAECKFAHPSRSCHVENGRVIACFDSLKGRCTRENCKYLHPPPHLKTQLEINGRNNLIQQKAAAAMLAQQMQFMLPGTQLQPITTFSMTPSLATSPSMAFSPYLSHMGPGMGLMPELLPSTPLLVPGSPTGLAAMGNGTSAQKHVRTDKLEVCREFQRGNCTRGESDCRYAHPLEAGMVDCSENSVIVCMDYIKGRCSRDKCKYFHPPAHLQARIKAAQHQASQNTITNTGLALPPGVMQQLPKRQIVEKSNGTASAVFNPSMFHYQQALANMQLQQPAFIPTGLMKTPAPLAAESRWERREWSSCRQIPSRFLSVPGLSVPMMHGATTSNVSSASTPVTNVPFAESAASNQ; this comes from the exons ATGGCTGTCAGCATGAGCATGGGACGGGACACCAAATGGCTGACTCTGGAAGTGTGTCGTGAGTTTCAGAGAGGCACCTGCTCAAGGTCTGACGCCGAGTGCAAGTTTGCCCACCCCTCCCGGAGCTGCCATGTGGAGAATGGTCGAGTCATCGCCTGCTTCGACTCACTGAAG ggacGCTGCACACGTGAGAACTGTAAATACCTGCACCCACCTCCACACCTGAAAACCCAGCTGGAGATTAACGGGAGGAACAACCTGATCCAGCAGAAGGCTGCGGCTGCCATGTTGGCTCAACAGATGCAGTTTATGCTGCCTGGAACACAGCTGCAGCCCATA accACATTCTCGATGACGCCCTCCCTGGCAACAAGTCCCAGTATGGCGTTCAGTCCCTATCTGAGCCACATGGGCCCAGGCATGGGCTTAATGCCTGAACTGCTGCCCAGTACTCCCCTCCTGGTCCCTGGGAGTCCCACAGGCCTGGCAGCCATGGGCAACGGCACCTCTGCACAAAAACATGTGCGCACAGACAAGCTGGAG GTTTGTCGGGAATTTCAGCGCGGTAACTGCACGCGGGGCGAGAGCGACTGCCGCTACGCTCACCCCCTGGAGGCCGGCATGGTGGACTGCAGCGAGAACTCAGTCATCGTTTGCATGGACTACATCAAGGGCCGCTGCAGCCGAGACAAGTGCAAGTACTTCCACCCGCCTGCTCACCTGCAGGCCAGGATCAAGGCTGCACAGCACCAGGCCAGTCAGAACACAATCACCAACACAGGCTTG GCTCTGCCGCCGGGGGTCATGCAGCAGTTACCAAAGAGGCAGATTGTAGAGAAGAGCAACGGAACTGCTTCTGCTGTCTTCAACCCCAGCATGTTCCACTACCAGCAGGCCCTGGCTaacatgcagctgcagcaacCAGCCTTTATCCCCACTG GACTTATGAAAACCCCGGCCCCGCTGGCAGCGGAGAGCCGCTGGGAAAGGAGAgagtggagcagctgcaggcaAATCCCCAGCCGCTTCCTGTCAGTACCTGGACTGAGTG TTCCCATGATGCACGGTGCCACCACCTCCAATGTTTCGTCGGCCTCGACCCCAGTCACCAATGTTCCTTTCGCTGAATCTGCCGCCTCAAATCAG taG
- the mbnl3 gene encoding muscleblind-like protein 3 isoform X6, with translation MAVSMSMGRDTKWLTLEVCREFQRGTCSRSDAECKFAHPSRSCHVENGRVIACFDSLKGRCTRENCKYLHPPPHLKTQLEINGRNNLIQQKAAAAMLAQQMQFMLPGTQLQPITTFSMTPSLATSPSMAFSPYLSHMGPGMGLMPELLPSTPLLVPGSPTGLAAMGNGTSAQKHVRTDKLEVCREFQRGNCTRGESDCRYAHPLEAGMVDCSENSVIVCMDYIKGRCSRDKCKYFHPPAHLQARIKAAQHQASQNTITNTGLALPPGVMQQLPKRQIVEKSNGTASAVFNPSMFHYQQALANMQLQQPAFIPTVPMMHGATTSNVSSASTPVTNVPFAESAASNQKPQSF, from the exons ATGGCTGTCAGCATGAGCATGGGACGGGACACCAAATGGCTGACTCTGGAAGTGTGTCGTGAGTTTCAGAGAGGCACCTGCTCAAGGTCTGACGCCGAGTGCAAGTTTGCCCACCCCTCCCGGAGCTGCCATGTGGAGAATGGTCGAGTCATCGCCTGCTTCGACTCACTGAAG ggacGCTGCACACGTGAGAACTGTAAATACCTGCACCCACCTCCACACCTGAAAACCCAGCTGGAGATTAACGGGAGGAACAACCTGATCCAGCAGAAGGCTGCGGCTGCCATGTTGGCTCAACAGATGCAGTTTATGCTGCCTGGAACACAGCTGCAGCCCATA accACATTCTCGATGACGCCCTCCCTGGCAACAAGTCCCAGTATGGCGTTCAGTCCCTATCTGAGCCACATGGGCCCAGGCATGGGCTTAATGCCTGAACTGCTGCCCAGTACTCCCCTCCTGGTCCCTGGGAGTCCCACAGGCCTGGCAGCCATGGGCAACGGCACCTCTGCACAAAAACATGTGCGCACAGACAAGCTGGAG GTTTGTCGGGAATTTCAGCGCGGTAACTGCACGCGGGGCGAGAGCGACTGCCGCTACGCTCACCCCCTGGAGGCCGGCATGGTGGACTGCAGCGAGAACTCAGTCATCGTTTGCATGGACTACATCAAGGGCCGCTGCAGCCGAGACAAGTGCAAGTACTTCCACCCGCCTGCTCACCTGCAGGCCAGGATCAAGGCTGCACAGCACCAGGCCAGTCAGAACACAATCACCAACACAGGCTTG GCTCTGCCGCCGGGGGTCATGCAGCAGTTACCAAAGAGGCAGATTGTAGAGAAGAGCAACGGAACTGCTTCTGCTGTCTTCAACCCCAGCATGTTCCACTACCAGCAGGCCCTGGCTaacatgcagctgcagcaacCAGCCTTTATCCCCACTG TTCCCATGATGCACGGTGCCACCACCTCCAATGTTTCGTCGGCCTCGACCCCAGTCACCAATGTTCCTTTCGCTGAATCTGCCGCCTCAAATCAG AAACCTCAGAGCTTCTGA
- the rap2c gene encoding ras-related protein Rap-2c codes for MKEYKVVVLGSGGVGKSALTVQFVTGTFIEKYDPTIEDFYRKEIEVDSSPSVLEILDTAGTEQFASMRDLYIKNGQGFILVYSLVNQQSFQDIRPMRDQIVRVKRFEKVPLILVGNKVDLESEREVAGADGRALAQEWGCPFIETSAKSKTMVDELFAEIVRQMNYSTLPEKQEQCCTACVVQ; via the exons ATGAAAGAGTACAAAGTTGTCGTGCTGGGCAGCGGCGGCGTCGGCAAGTCCGCGCTGACCGTCCAGTTCGTCACCGGCACCTTCATCGAGAAATACGACCCGACCATCGAGGACTTCTACCGCAAGGAGATCGAGGTGGACTCGTCTCCCTCCGTGCTGGAGATCCTGGACACGGCGGGGACCGAGCAGTTCGCCTCCATGAGAGATCTGTACATAAAGAACGGACAGGGCTTCATCCTGGTCTACAGCCTGGTCAACCAGCAGTCCTTCCag GACATCAGACCGATGCGGGACCAAATAGTGCGAGTGAAGCGCTTCGAGAAGGTGCCGTTGATCCTGGTTGGGAACAAAGTTGACCTGGAGTCTGAGCGCGAGGTCGCCGGGGCGGACGGACGGGCTCTGGCTCAAGAGTGGGGCTGCCCCTTTATTGAAACTTCCGCTAAGAGCAAGACCATGGTGGACGAGCTGTTCGCAGAGATCGTGCGACAGATGAATTACTCAACGCTGCCGGAGAAGCAGGAACAGTGCTGCACAGCCTGTGTGGTACAGTGA
- the mbnl3 gene encoding muscleblind-like protein 3 isoform X5: protein MAVSMSMGRDTKWLTLEVCREFQRGTCSRSDAECKFAHPSRSCHVENGRVIACFDSLKGRCTRENCKYLHPPPHLKTQLEINGRNNLIQQKAAAAMLAQQMQFMLPGTQLQPITTFSMTPSLATSPSMAFSPYLSHMGPGMGLMPELLPSTPLLVPGSPTGLAAMGNGTSAQKHVRTDKLEVCREFQRGNCTRGESDCRYAHPLEAGMVDCSENSVIVCMDYIKGRCSRDKCKYFHPPAHLQARIKAAQHQASQNTITNTGLALPPGVMQQLPKRQIVEKSNGTASAVFNPSMFHYQQALANMQLQQPAFIPTETSELLTSDPVELQCVPMETHFCPVPKLLMAAPVALNSYFDPFSWFGSDSSPLCCGPCAATLL from the exons ATGGCTGTCAGCATGAGCATGGGACGGGACACCAAATGGCTGACTCTGGAAGTGTGTCGTGAGTTTCAGAGAGGCACCTGCTCAAGGTCTGACGCCGAGTGCAAGTTTGCCCACCCCTCCCGGAGCTGCCATGTGGAGAATGGTCGAGTCATCGCCTGCTTCGACTCACTGAAG ggacGCTGCACACGTGAGAACTGTAAATACCTGCACCCACCTCCACACCTGAAAACCCAGCTGGAGATTAACGGGAGGAACAACCTGATCCAGCAGAAGGCTGCGGCTGCCATGTTGGCTCAACAGATGCAGTTTATGCTGCCTGGAACACAGCTGCAGCCCATA accACATTCTCGATGACGCCCTCCCTGGCAACAAGTCCCAGTATGGCGTTCAGTCCCTATCTGAGCCACATGGGCCCAGGCATGGGCTTAATGCCTGAACTGCTGCCCAGTACTCCCCTCCTGGTCCCTGGGAGTCCCACAGGCCTGGCAGCCATGGGCAACGGCACCTCTGCACAAAAACATGTGCGCACAGACAAGCTGGAG GTTTGTCGGGAATTTCAGCGCGGTAACTGCACGCGGGGCGAGAGCGACTGCCGCTACGCTCACCCCCTGGAGGCCGGCATGGTGGACTGCAGCGAGAACTCAGTCATCGTTTGCATGGACTACATCAAGGGCCGCTGCAGCCGAGACAAGTGCAAGTACTTCCACCCGCCTGCTCACCTGCAGGCCAGGATCAAGGCTGCACAGCACCAGGCCAGTCAGAACACAATCACCAACACAGGCTTG GCTCTGCCGCCGGGGGTCATGCAGCAGTTACCAAAGAGGCAGATTGTAGAGAAGAGCAACGGAACTGCTTCTGCTGTCTTCAACCCCAGCATGTTCCACTACCAGCAGGCCCTGGCTaacatgcagctgcagcaacCAGCCTTTATCCCCACTG AAACCTCAGAGCTTCTGACCTCTGATCCAGTGGAGCTCCAGTGTGTTCCCATGGAAACCCATTTCTGTCCCGTCCCCAAACTGCTGATGGCAGCTCCAGTGGCGCTAAACTCA tattTTGACCCTTTCTCGTGGTTTGGATCGGACAGTTCTCCTCTGTGCTGTGGCCCTTGTGCTGCGACCCTTCTTTAG
- the mbnl3 gene encoding muscleblind-like protein 3 isoform X2 codes for MAVSMSMGRDTKWLTLEVCREFQRGTCSRSDAECKFAHPSRSCHVENGRVIACFDSLKGRCTRENCKYLHPPPHLKTQLEINGRNNLIQQKAAAAMLAQQMQFMLPGTQLQPITTFSMTPSLATSPSMAFSPYLSHMGPGMGLMPELLPSTPLLVPGSPTGLAAMGNGTSAQKHVRTDKLEVCREFQRGNCTRGESDCRYAHPLEAGMVDCSENSVIVCMDYIKGRCSRDKCKYFHPPAHLQARIKAAQHQASQNTITNTGLALPPGVMQQLPKRQIVEKSNGTASAVFNPSMFHYQQALANMQLQQPAFIPTGLMKTPAPLAAESRWERREWSSCRQIPSRFLSVPGLSVPMMHGATTSNVSSASTPVTNVPFAESAASNQKPQSF; via the exons ATGGCTGTCAGCATGAGCATGGGACGGGACACCAAATGGCTGACTCTGGAAGTGTGTCGTGAGTTTCAGAGAGGCACCTGCTCAAGGTCTGACGCCGAGTGCAAGTTTGCCCACCCCTCCCGGAGCTGCCATGTGGAGAATGGTCGAGTCATCGCCTGCTTCGACTCACTGAAG ggacGCTGCACACGTGAGAACTGTAAATACCTGCACCCACCTCCACACCTGAAAACCCAGCTGGAGATTAACGGGAGGAACAACCTGATCCAGCAGAAGGCTGCGGCTGCCATGTTGGCTCAACAGATGCAGTTTATGCTGCCTGGAACACAGCTGCAGCCCATA accACATTCTCGATGACGCCCTCCCTGGCAACAAGTCCCAGTATGGCGTTCAGTCCCTATCTGAGCCACATGGGCCCAGGCATGGGCTTAATGCCTGAACTGCTGCCCAGTACTCCCCTCCTGGTCCCTGGGAGTCCCACAGGCCTGGCAGCCATGGGCAACGGCACCTCTGCACAAAAACATGTGCGCACAGACAAGCTGGAG GTTTGTCGGGAATTTCAGCGCGGTAACTGCACGCGGGGCGAGAGCGACTGCCGCTACGCTCACCCCCTGGAGGCCGGCATGGTGGACTGCAGCGAGAACTCAGTCATCGTTTGCATGGACTACATCAAGGGCCGCTGCAGCCGAGACAAGTGCAAGTACTTCCACCCGCCTGCTCACCTGCAGGCCAGGATCAAGGCTGCACAGCACCAGGCCAGTCAGAACACAATCACCAACACAGGCTTG GCTCTGCCGCCGGGGGTCATGCAGCAGTTACCAAAGAGGCAGATTGTAGAGAAGAGCAACGGAACTGCTTCTGCTGTCTTCAACCCCAGCATGTTCCACTACCAGCAGGCCCTGGCTaacatgcagctgcagcaacCAGCCTTTATCCCCACTG GACTTATGAAAACCCCGGCCCCGCTGGCAGCGGAGAGCCGCTGGGAAAGGAGAgagtggagcagctgcaggcaAATCCCCAGCCGCTTCCTGTCAGTACCTGGACTGAGTG TTCCCATGATGCACGGTGCCACCACCTCCAATGTTTCGTCGGCCTCGACCCCAGTCACCAATGTTCCTTTCGCTGAATCTGCCGCCTCAAATCAG AAACCTCAGAGCTTCTGA
- the mbnl3 gene encoding muscleblind-like protein 3 isoform X7 codes for MAVSMSMGRDTKWLTLEVCREFQRGTCSRSDAECKFAHPSRSCHVENGRVIACFDSLKGRCTRENCKYLHPPPHLKTQLEINGRNNLIQQKAAAAMLAQQMQFMLPGTQLQPITTFSMTPSLATSPSMAFSPYLSHMGPGMGLMPELLPSTPLLVPGSPTGLAAMGNGTSAQKHVRTDKLEVCREFQRGNCTRGESDCRYAHPLEAGMVDCSENSVIVCMDYIKGRCSRDKCKYFHPPAHLQARIKAAQHQASQNTITNTGLALPPGVMQQLPKRQIVEKSNGTASAVFNPSMFHYQQALANMQLQQPAFIPTVPMMHGATTSNVSSASTPVTNVPFAESAASNQ; via the exons ATGGCTGTCAGCATGAGCATGGGACGGGACACCAAATGGCTGACTCTGGAAGTGTGTCGTGAGTTTCAGAGAGGCACCTGCTCAAGGTCTGACGCCGAGTGCAAGTTTGCCCACCCCTCCCGGAGCTGCCATGTGGAGAATGGTCGAGTCATCGCCTGCTTCGACTCACTGAAG ggacGCTGCACACGTGAGAACTGTAAATACCTGCACCCACCTCCACACCTGAAAACCCAGCTGGAGATTAACGGGAGGAACAACCTGATCCAGCAGAAGGCTGCGGCTGCCATGTTGGCTCAACAGATGCAGTTTATGCTGCCTGGAACACAGCTGCAGCCCATA accACATTCTCGATGACGCCCTCCCTGGCAACAAGTCCCAGTATGGCGTTCAGTCCCTATCTGAGCCACATGGGCCCAGGCATGGGCTTAATGCCTGAACTGCTGCCCAGTACTCCCCTCCTGGTCCCTGGGAGTCCCACAGGCCTGGCAGCCATGGGCAACGGCACCTCTGCACAAAAACATGTGCGCACAGACAAGCTGGAG GTTTGTCGGGAATTTCAGCGCGGTAACTGCACGCGGGGCGAGAGCGACTGCCGCTACGCTCACCCCCTGGAGGCCGGCATGGTGGACTGCAGCGAGAACTCAGTCATCGTTTGCATGGACTACATCAAGGGCCGCTGCAGCCGAGACAAGTGCAAGTACTTCCACCCGCCTGCTCACCTGCAGGCCAGGATCAAGGCTGCACAGCACCAGGCCAGTCAGAACACAATCACCAACACAGGCTTG GCTCTGCCGCCGGGGGTCATGCAGCAGTTACCAAAGAGGCAGATTGTAGAGAAGAGCAACGGAACTGCTTCTGCTGTCTTCAACCCCAGCATGTTCCACTACCAGCAGGCCCTGGCTaacatgcagctgcagcaacCAGCCTTTATCCCCACTG TTCCCATGATGCACGGTGCCACCACCTCCAATGTTTCGTCGGCCTCGACCCCAGTCACCAATGTTCCTTTCGCTGAATCTGCCGCCTCAAATCAG taG
- the mbnl3 gene encoding muscleblind-like protein 3 isoform X4, with translation MAVSMSMGRDTKWLTLEVCREFQRGTCSRSDAECKFAHPSRSCHVENGRVIACFDSLKGRCTRENCKYLHPPPHLKTQLEINGRNNLIQQKAAAAMLAQQMQFMLPGTQLQPITTFSMTPSLATSPSMAFSPYLSHMGPGMGLMPELLPSTPLLVPGSPTGLAAMGNGTSAQKHVRTDKLEVCREFQRGNCTRGESDCRYAHPLEAGMVDCSENSVIVCMDYIKGRCSRDKCKYFHPPAHLQARIKAAQHQASQNTITNTGLALPPGVMQQLPKRQIVEKSNGTASAVFNPSMFHYQQALANMQLQQPAFIPTVETSELLTSDPVELQCVPMETHFCPVPKLLMAAPVALNSYFDPFSWFGSDSSPLCCGPCAATLL, from the exons ATGGCTGTCAGCATGAGCATGGGACGGGACACCAAATGGCTGACTCTGGAAGTGTGTCGTGAGTTTCAGAGAGGCACCTGCTCAAGGTCTGACGCCGAGTGCAAGTTTGCCCACCCCTCCCGGAGCTGCCATGTGGAGAATGGTCGAGTCATCGCCTGCTTCGACTCACTGAAG ggacGCTGCACACGTGAGAACTGTAAATACCTGCACCCACCTCCACACCTGAAAACCCAGCTGGAGATTAACGGGAGGAACAACCTGATCCAGCAGAAGGCTGCGGCTGCCATGTTGGCTCAACAGATGCAGTTTATGCTGCCTGGAACACAGCTGCAGCCCATA accACATTCTCGATGACGCCCTCCCTGGCAACAAGTCCCAGTATGGCGTTCAGTCCCTATCTGAGCCACATGGGCCCAGGCATGGGCTTAATGCCTGAACTGCTGCCCAGTACTCCCCTCCTGGTCCCTGGGAGTCCCACAGGCCTGGCAGCCATGGGCAACGGCACCTCTGCACAAAAACATGTGCGCACAGACAAGCTGGAG GTTTGTCGGGAATTTCAGCGCGGTAACTGCACGCGGGGCGAGAGCGACTGCCGCTACGCTCACCCCCTGGAGGCCGGCATGGTGGACTGCAGCGAGAACTCAGTCATCGTTTGCATGGACTACATCAAGGGCCGCTGCAGCCGAGACAAGTGCAAGTACTTCCACCCGCCTGCTCACCTGCAGGCCAGGATCAAGGCTGCACAGCACCAGGCCAGTCAGAACACAATCACCAACACAGGCTTG GCTCTGCCGCCGGGGGTCATGCAGCAGTTACCAAAGAGGCAGATTGTAGAGAAGAGCAACGGAACTGCTTCTGCTGTCTTCAACCCCAGCATGTTCCACTACCAGCAGGCCCTGGCTaacatgcagctgcagcaacCAGCCTTTATCCCCACTG taGAAACCTCAGAGCTTCTGACCTCTGATCCAGTGGAGCTCCAGTGTGTTCCCATGGAAACCCATTTCTGTCCCGTCCCCAAACTGCTGATGGCAGCTCCAGTGGCGCTAAACTCA tattTTGACCCTTTCTCGTGGTTTGGATCGGACAGTTCTCCTCTGTGCTGTGGCCCTTGTGCTGCGACCCTTCTTTAG
- the mbnl3 gene encoding muscleblind-like protein 3 isoform X8: MAVSMSMGRDTKWLTLEVCREFQRGTCSRSDAECKFAHPSRSCHVENGRVIACFDSLKGRCTRENCKYLHPPPHLKTQLEINGRNNLIQQKAAAAMLAQQMQFMLPGTQLQPITTFSMTPSLATSPSMAFSPYLSHMGPGMGLMPELLPSTPLLVPGSPTGLAAMGNGTSAQKHVRTDKLEVCREFQRGNCTRGESDCRYAHPLEAGMVDCSENSVIVCMDYIKGRCSRDKCKYFHPPAHLQARIKAAQHQASQNTITNTGLALPPGVMQQLPKRQIVEKSNGTASAVFNPSMFHYQQALANMQLQQPAFIPTDRKICCYLTTGETLFDGRHYGWKCIV; encoded by the exons ATGGCTGTCAGCATGAGCATGGGACGGGACACCAAATGGCTGACTCTGGAAGTGTGTCGTGAGTTTCAGAGAGGCACCTGCTCAAGGTCTGACGCCGAGTGCAAGTTTGCCCACCCCTCCCGGAGCTGCCATGTGGAGAATGGTCGAGTCATCGCCTGCTTCGACTCACTGAAG ggacGCTGCACACGTGAGAACTGTAAATACCTGCACCCACCTCCACACCTGAAAACCCAGCTGGAGATTAACGGGAGGAACAACCTGATCCAGCAGAAGGCTGCGGCTGCCATGTTGGCTCAACAGATGCAGTTTATGCTGCCTGGAACACAGCTGCAGCCCATA accACATTCTCGATGACGCCCTCCCTGGCAACAAGTCCCAGTATGGCGTTCAGTCCCTATCTGAGCCACATGGGCCCAGGCATGGGCTTAATGCCTGAACTGCTGCCCAGTACTCCCCTCCTGGTCCCTGGGAGTCCCACAGGCCTGGCAGCCATGGGCAACGGCACCTCTGCACAAAAACATGTGCGCACAGACAAGCTGGAG GTTTGTCGGGAATTTCAGCGCGGTAACTGCACGCGGGGCGAGAGCGACTGCCGCTACGCTCACCCCCTGGAGGCCGGCATGGTGGACTGCAGCGAGAACTCAGTCATCGTTTGCATGGACTACATCAAGGGCCGCTGCAGCCGAGACAAGTGCAAGTACTTCCACCCGCCTGCTCACCTGCAGGCCAGGATCAAGGCTGCACAGCACCAGGCCAGTCAGAACACAATCACCAACACAGGCTTG GCTCTGCCGCCGGGGGTCATGCAGCAGTTACCAAAGAGGCAGATTGTAGAGAAGAGCAACGGAACTGCTTCTGCTGTCTTCAACCCCAGCATGTTCCACTACCAGCAGGCCCTGGCTaacatgcagctgcagcaacCAGCCTTTATCCCCACTG aCCGGAAGATATGTTGTTACTTAACAACAGGAGAGACTTTATTTGATGGAAGACATTATGGCTGGAAATGTATAGTATAA
- the mbnl3 gene encoding muscleblind-like protein 3 isoform X1, whose product MAVSMSMGRDTKWLTLEVCREFQRGTCSRSDAECKFAHPSRSCHVENGRVIACFDSLKGRCTRENCKYLHPPPHLKTQLEINGRNNLIQQKAAAAMLAQQMQFMLPGTQLQPITTFSMTPSLATSPSMAFSPYLSHMGPGMGLMPELLPSTPLLVPGSPTGLAAMGNGTSAQKHVRTDKLEVCREFQRGNCTRGESDCRYAHPLEAGMVDCSENSVIVCMDYIKGRCSRDKCKYFHPPAHLQARIKAAQHQASQNTITNTGLALPPGVMQQLPKRQIVEKSNGTASAVFNPSMFHYQQALANMQLQQPAFIPTGLMKTPAPLAAESRWERREWSSCRQIPSRFLSVPGLSVETSELLTSDPVELQCVPMETHFCPVPKLLMAAPVALNSYFDPFSWFGSDSSPLCCGPCAATLL is encoded by the exons ATGGCTGTCAGCATGAGCATGGGACGGGACACCAAATGGCTGACTCTGGAAGTGTGTCGTGAGTTTCAGAGAGGCACCTGCTCAAGGTCTGACGCCGAGTGCAAGTTTGCCCACCCCTCCCGGAGCTGCCATGTGGAGAATGGTCGAGTCATCGCCTGCTTCGACTCACTGAAG ggacGCTGCACACGTGAGAACTGTAAATACCTGCACCCACCTCCACACCTGAAAACCCAGCTGGAGATTAACGGGAGGAACAACCTGATCCAGCAGAAGGCTGCGGCTGCCATGTTGGCTCAACAGATGCAGTTTATGCTGCCTGGAACACAGCTGCAGCCCATA accACATTCTCGATGACGCCCTCCCTGGCAACAAGTCCCAGTATGGCGTTCAGTCCCTATCTGAGCCACATGGGCCCAGGCATGGGCTTAATGCCTGAACTGCTGCCCAGTACTCCCCTCCTGGTCCCTGGGAGTCCCACAGGCCTGGCAGCCATGGGCAACGGCACCTCTGCACAAAAACATGTGCGCACAGACAAGCTGGAG GTTTGTCGGGAATTTCAGCGCGGTAACTGCACGCGGGGCGAGAGCGACTGCCGCTACGCTCACCCCCTGGAGGCCGGCATGGTGGACTGCAGCGAGAACTCAGTCATCGTTTGCATGGACTACATCAAGGGCCGCTGCAGCCGAGACAAGTGCAAGTACTTCCACCCGCCTGCTCACCTGCAGGCCAGGATCAAGGCTGCACAGCACCAGGCCAGTCAGAACACAATCACCAACACAGGCTTG GCTCTGCCGCCGGGGGTCATGCAGCAGTTACCAAAGAGGCAGATTGTAGAGAAGAGCAACGGAACTGCTTCTGCTGTCTTCAACCCCAGCATGTTCCACTACCAGCAGGCCCTGGCTaacatgcagctgcagcaacCAGCCTTTATCCCCACTG GACTTATGAAAACCCCGGCCCCGCTGGCAGCGGAGAGCCGCTGGGAAAGGAGAgagtggagcagctgcaggcaAATCCCCAGCCGCTTCCTGTCAGTACCTGGACTGAGTG taGAAACCTCAGAGCTTCTGACCTCTGATCCAGTGGAGCTCCAGTGTGTTCCCATGGAAACCCATTTCTGTCCCGTCCCCAAACTGCTGATGGCAGCTCCAGTGGCGCTAAACTCA tattTTGACCCTTTCTCGTGGTTTGGATCGGACAGTTCTCCTCTGTGCTGTGGCCCTTGTGCTGCGACCCTTCTTTAG